CGGTGCGCCACGTGCGCGAGCTGCTGCCGACCGAGCGCATCCGGTCCGCGCGCGAGCCGCGCCGGCTCCCCGAGCGCCCGCGCCCGGAGCTGCTCGAGCTTCCCGTCGACGCCCACGACGGGCGGCGGCCGCTGCTCGACCTGCTCGTCGACCACGAGACCGACGCCGTGGTGGTGCTGCACGAGGGCACCGTGGTGCTCGACTGGCAGGCGCCGGGCGTGCGCACCGACGAGCAGCACCTGCTCTTCAGCGTCACCAAGTCCGTCACCGGGCTGCTGGCGCTGGCGCTGGCCTCGCGCGGGCTGCTCGACCTCGAGGCGCGCACCGGCGACGTGCTGCCCGAGGTGGCGGGCGGCGCCTTCGGCTCGGCGACGGTGCGTCAGCTGCTCGACATGCAGGCCTCGTTCCGGTTCGTCGAGGACTACTCACCCGGCCCGGACGTCGCCGCCTACCGGCACGCGTCGGGCTGGTACCCCGCGCCGGCCGGCACGCCCCCGCTGCGCGACTACCTCGCCGCCCGCGAGCCCGACGGCCCGCACGGCGAGCGGTTCCGCTACCTCTCGCCGACGGTCGACGTGCTCGGCTGGGTGTGCGCGGAGGCGGCCGGCACCACGTGGGCCGAGGCCGTCGAGCGCTACCTGTGGCAGCCGGCCGGCACCGAGCTCGGCGCGTCGGTCACCCTGGACCGCGAGGGCACGCCGCGCGCGGCCGGCGGCATGAGCGCGCTGCCGCGCGACGTGGCCCGGCTCGGGCTGCTGCTGGCCGAGCGGCGTGCCGACGTGGTCGACGACGCGCTCCTCGACGACCTGCTCCGCGCCGGCAGCCGCGAGCACTGGGCCCGCGGCGACTTCGCCACGATGTGGCCGGGCACGGGGGCGTACCGCTCGTGCTGGTACACCCCGGGCCTCGACGCCGACGTCGCGCTGGGCATCGGCATCCACGGCCAGCTGCTCTACGTCGACGTCCCGCGCCAGGTGGTCGTGGTGGTGGTGTCGTCGTGGTCGCACCCCGACGGCGAGGAGGACCACCTCGACAACGCCGAGGCCGCCCGCGCGCTCGCCCACCACCTCGCGGGCTGACCCGCGGCGCGAGCGGTCAGGACACCACCGGGCCGAACCGGTTGGGCCCGGCCGTGCCCGGCAGGATGTAGAAGACCAGCAGCACGAGGCTCCCGAACGGCACGAAGCCGAGCAGGATCCACCAGCCGCTGCGGTCGCCGTCGTGCAGACGCCGCACCGAGAGCGGCAGCCCCACGAGGAATGCGACCAGGTA
This genomic interval from Frankiales bacterium contains the following:
- a CDS encoding serine hydrolase — protein: MAPEHIGWSVRHVRELLPTERIRSAREPRRLPERPRPELLELPVDAHDGRRPLLDLLVDHETDAVVVLHEGTVVLDWQAPGVRTDEQHLLFSVTKSVTGLLALALASRGLLDLEARTGDVLPEVAGGAFGSATVRQLLDMQASFRFVEDYSPGPDVAAYRHASGWYPAPAGTPPLRDYLAAREPDGPHGERFRYLSPTVDVLGWVCAEAAGTTWAEAVERYLWQPAGTELGASVTLDREGTPRAAGGMSALPRDVARLGLLLAERRADVVDDALLDDLLRAGSREHWARGDFATMWPGTGAYRSCWYTPGLDADVALGIGIHGQLLYVDVPRQVVVVVVSSWSHPDGEEDHLDNAEAARALAHHLAG